In one Geoglobus acetivorans genomic region, the following are encoded:
- a CDS encoding aldehyde ferredoxin oxidoreductase family protein has translation MVLNRKLGIIDLGKNRVLVREIPVELRKKHLGGRGLNWYYLYNSIRPDVDPYSPENVLAIGAGLLTGFPALGAGRTQISTKNPMTGGVGDSNMGGAFGPQLRLAGFDHLLIVGRAEKPSYILVRDGGIEIRSAEHLWGLDTHTAQKVLREETGDDRAESMVIGRAGENLVSFANVMNGIKNAGGRSGTGAVMGSKNLKAIVASGDIDLVVHDPEKLLDYALEVDRRARNTKWAKTLGRLGTPLLYDVSYTTGFIGTLNWQYNTPGEDGKPLEAENLEKYSVKMVACIGCSVHCRHRVKIREGRYRGVVTEGPEYAAIGAFGTGVGVYDWEFVIKCNEMANKWGIDLISLGTTVAWAFELFQRGYITENDTGGLRLEWGDENAVLELAKMIVERKNVGNVLADGMLKASEKFGKDSLYYANQTKGHPNLLTDERGIPSFALGIATSTRGADHLRSRPGIDLFQLPEETLERIYGHRIVSDFTAYETKGIMVWWHELLYNVVDSLGICKFQTVFNSANSPRFEDYVPLIEFAAGIRMTKEDLMEIGERNYTIERMFNVLNGFSRKDDYPPERYFREETKRGLPFMKGRKLDREKYDMMLEEYYRQHGWDENGVPKRETLERLGISEPDYSILEVL, from the coding sequence ATGGTTCTTAACCGAAAGCTGGGAATCATTGATCTGGGTAAGAACAGGGTTCTGGTTAGAGAAATCCCTGTTGAGCTGAGAAAAAAGCACCTCGGAGGGAGAGGGCTTAACTGGTACTATCTCTACAATTCCATCCGTCCCGATGTTGATCCGTATTCTCCTGAAAACGTCCTTGCCATCGGTGCAGGTTTGCTGACGGGATTTCCAGCACTCGGTGCTGGAAGGACGCAGATCTCTACAAAAAACCCCATGACGGGCGGTGTTGGCGATTCCAACATGGGTGGTGCATTTGGACCACAGCTCAGGCTTGCCGGTTTTGATCACCTCCTCATTGTTGGCAGAGCTGAAAAACCATCTTACATTCTCGTCAGAGATGGTGGAATAGAAATCCGGAGTGCTGAGCATCTCTGGGGTCTCGATACCCACACAGCACAGAAAGTGCTCAGAGAAGAGACAGGAGACGATAGGGCTGAGAGCATGGTGATCGGTAGGGCAGGAGAAAATCTCGTCTCTTTCGCCAACGTGATGAACGGAATAAAGAATGCCGGAGGGAGGAGCGGCACCGGGGCTGTTATGGGGTCAAAGAACCTCAAGGCGATCGTGGCGAGCGGAGATATCGATCTGGTGGTTCACGATCCAGAAAAACTCCTTGACTACGCTCTTGAAGTGGACAGACGGGCGAGAAACACCAAGTGGGCAAAAACTCTGGGACGTCTCGGCACCCCTCTGCTTTATGATGTGTCATATACCACGGGATTTATTGGCACGCTGAACTGGCAGTACAACACTCCGGGAGAGGATGGAAAACCGCTTGAAGCAGAGAATCTCGAGAAATACAGTGTTAAAATGGTGGCATGCATTGGATGCAGTGTTCACTGCAGGCACAGGGTGAAGATCCGGGAGGGCAGATACAGAGGGGTTGTGACCGAGGGCCCGGAATATGCCGCCATAGGGGCATTTGGGACCGGAGTGGGTGTTTACGACTGGGAGTTTGTCATAAAATGCAATGAGATGGCAAACAAATGGGGGATTGATCTGATATCTCTTGGAACAACTGTCGCATGGGCGTTTGAACTTTTCCAGAGGGGCTATATAACCGAGAATGACACAGGCGGTTTGCGGCTTGAGTGGGGCGATGAAAATGCAGTTCTCGAGCTTGCGAAAATGATCGTGGAAAGGAAGAATGTTGGAAATGTTCTTGCTGACGGGATGCTGAAAGCCTCTGAAAAATTCGGTAAGGACTCGCTTTACTATGCCAACCAGACAAAAGGACATCCGAACCTGCTGACGGACGAAAGAGGAATCCCAAGCTTCGCTCTTGGAATTGCCACATCCACGAGGGGGGCAGACCATTTGAGGAGCAGACCGGGAATTGACCTCTTCCAGCTTCCTGAGGAAACCCTTGAGAGGATATACGGACACAGAATTGTGAGCGATTTTACGGCTTACGAGACAAAGGGAATAATGGTGTGGTGGCATGAACTGCTTTACAACGTTGTTGACAGTCTCGGGATCTGCAAGTTCCAGACCGTTTTTAACTCTGCAAACTCTCCGAGATTTGAGGATTACGTGCCTCTGATAGAGTTTGCAGCAGGAATCAGGATGACAAAGGAGGATCTGATGGAGATTGGTGAAAGGAATTACACCATCGAGAGAATGTTCAACGTTTTGAACGGATTCAGCAGAAAGGACGACTACCCGCCCGAGAGGTATTTCAGAGAGGAGACCAAGAGGGGTTTACCGTTCATGAAGGGCAGGAAGCTTGATAGAGAGAAGTACGACATGATGCTCGAGGAATACTACAGGCAGCACGGCTGGGATGAAAATGGGGTTCCGAAGAGGGAAACGCTCGAACGGCTCGGGATATCTGAGCCTGATTATTCGATTCTGGAGGTGCTGTGA
- a CDS encoding SDR family NAD(P)-dependent oxidoreductase, translating to MRFKDRVVLVTGAGRGIGRAIAEAFAREGANVVINDINEEDAKKTAKELAERYGVKTLGYKADVTSYSEVSEMAEYVKKELGTVDILVNNAGFWTIKKFIDTTPDDWEKDIRICYYGTLNCTHAFLGGMLEKRYGRIINIVSDAGRIGEPYLAVYSGAKAAVIGFSKALAKEVARRNITVNCVAAGVTKTPGVEGFLKSVGGEEKLVKAYPRGRLGKPEDIANGVIFFALDESEYITGQVISISGGYTTLG from the coding sequence ATGAGATTTAAGGATCGGGTTGTGCTGGTAACCGGAGCGGGTAGGGGTATAGGAAGGGCGATAGCTGAGGCATTTGCCAGAGAAGGTGCGAATGTTGTGATCAATGACATAAATGAAGAGGATGCGAAAAAAACAGCTAAAGAACTGGCCGAAAGATATGGCGTCAAGACTCTTGGCTACAAAGCAGACGTTACCAGCTATTCTGAGGTTTCCGAGATGGCGGAGTACGTTAAAAAAGAGCTCGGAACGGTTGACATTCTGGTGAACAATGCGGGGTTCTGGACCATCAAGAAGTTCATAGACACAACCCCTGATGACTGGGAAAAGGACATCAGGATATGCTATTACGGTACGCTGAACTGCACCCATGCCTTTCTGGGAGGCATGCTTGAGAAAAGATACGGCAGGATAATAAACATCGTGAGTGATGCGGGAAGAATTGGAGAGCCGTATCTGGCGGTCTACTCCGGAGCGAAGGCTGCTGTAATAGGGTTCAGCAAGGCTCTTGCGAAGGAGGTTGCCAGACGCAATATCACGGTCAACTGCGTTGCCGCAGGTGTAACAAAAACACCGGGGGTCGAGGGCTTTCTGAAAAGTGTTGGCGGAGAGGAAAAGCTTGTGAAAGCGTACCCCAGAGGGAGGCTCGGAAAGCCTGAAGACATAGCCAATGGGGTGATCTTTTTCGCTCTTGACGAGTCAGAGTACATAACTGGCCAGGTGATAAGCATAAGCGGAGGATACACCACACTTGGATAA
- a CDS encoding CBS domain-containing protein, with product MELPVMLRVRDVMNEDVTKVEKNEDVLSAMNKMIEKGVKCAVVVDDSGKEIGLITEGTVVRKVLMDRKDPAEVRVGEIMSTPLKTIPADMSLRDAMIKFVSDNVKQLYVEDNGKIVGIITEHRILKALTEIIVTLLSI from the coding sequence ATGGAGTTGCCGGTGATGCTGAGAGTTAGGGATGTGATGAATGAGGATGTAACGAAGGTTGAGAAAAACGAGGATGTGCTTTCGGCAATGAATAAAATGATTGAAAAGGGCGTGAAATGTGCGGTTGTGGTCGATGACAGCGGAAAGGAGATTGGCCTGATAACTGAAGGCACCGTCGTCAGAAAGGTGCTGATGGACCGGAAGGACCCTGCAGAGGTCAGGGTTGGGGAGATAATGTCAACCCCGCTGAAAACCATTCCGGCAGACATGAGCTTACGGGATGCGATGATCAAGTTTGTTTCGGATAATGTCAAGCAGCTCTATGTTGAGGATAACGGGAAGATTGTGGGAATCATTACGGAACACAGGATTTTGAAGGCTCTGACCGAGATCATTGTTACATTGCTCTCAATTTGA
- a CDS encoding ATP-binding cassette domain-containing protein: MRLLEVRNLNSYYGKAHVLHDVSLHVDRGETLAVLGPNGAGKTTLLNSICGMVKTEGEILFKDREISSLKPYRRIKLGMGVCPEGRKLFPDMTVEDNLLLGAGNGNAKEQLEFVYDLFPRIKELKNNVVKNMSGGEQQMVAIGRALMSNPELLLLDEPSMGLAPIILGKIMEALKRIREETEISILLVEQNVHLALQLADRVSVLVKGEIVSEGKAEEMVDLEKHYFEL; the protein is encoded by the coding sequence ATGCGGTTGCTTGAGGTCCGCAACCTCAACTCGTATTACGGGAAAGCACACGTGCTTCACGACGTCTCACTGCATGTTGACAGGGGGGAGACGCTTGCAGTCCTCGGCCCCAATGGGGCTGGGAAAACGACCCTTCTCAATTCGATATGTGGCATGGTGAAAACAGAGGGTGAGATACTCTTCAAGGATAGGGAAATCTCTTCTCTGAAACCATACAGAAGGATCAAGCTGGGTATGGGGGTGTGTCCGGAGGGGAGAAAACTCTTTCCCGATATGACGGTTGAGGACAACCTCCTGCTTGGAGCGGGAAACGGAAATGCCAAAGAACAGCTTGAATTCGTTTATGACCTCTTCCCGAGAATAAAGGAGCTGAAAAATAACGTTGTTAAAAACATGAGTGGTGGAGAGCAGCAGATGGTGGCAATCGGCAGGGCACTGATGTCAAATCCCGAACTTCTTCTGCTTGATGAACCATCGATGGGGCTTGCGCCTATAATTCTCGGGAAAATAATGGAAGCTCTGAAGAGAATAAGGGAGGAGACTGAGATATCCATACTTCTTGTGGAGCAGAATGTCCATCTTGCACTTCAGCTTGCGGACAGGGTGAGCGTACTTGTCAAGGGTGAGATAGTGAGTGAAGGGAAGGCTGAGGAGATGGTGGACCTCGAGAAGCATTATTTTGAGCTGTAA
- a CDS encoding ATP-binding cassette domain-containing protein, translated as MKPVLKVENVKKKFGELVALENISFEVFDRECLGIIGPNGAGKTTLFNVISGHMRPTEGRVFFDGKDITGKRPSELVKLGLVRTFQIIRAFRNMTVEENFLAVGGEYEDIMKELGLWSKRNMVAKNLSQGDLRKLNIGLSLATQPKLLLLDEPFSGLSPKECAELHSVIDHLKERGVTMVIIEHKLKELFSHVERVLVLNYGILLCEGKPDEVVNDVKVIEAYLGDGYAVA; from the coding sequence ATGAAACCAGTACTCAAAGTTGAAAATGTTAAGAAAAAATTCGGTGAACTTGTAGCACTGGAAAATATTTCCTTTGAAGTGTTTGACAGAGAGTGTCTGGGTATAATAGGCCCCAATGGAGCGGGGAAAACAACGCTCTTCAATGTTATTTCTGGCCATATGAGGCCTACTGAAGGGCGAGTGTTTTTTGACGGGAAGGACATTACTGGAAAGAGGCCAAGCGAGCTTGTAAAACTTGGACTTGTAAGGACGTTTCAGATTATACGGGCGTTCAGAAATATGACTGTGGAGGAGAATTTCCTGGCAGTTGGTGGAGAGTATGAGGACATAATGAAGGAACTCGGTCTGTGGAGCAAGAGGAACATGGTTGCAAAGAATCTCTCGCAGGGGGATTTGAGGAAACTGAATATAGGCCTTTCGCTGGCCACGCAGCCCAAACTTCTGCTTCTCGATGAACCTTTTTCGGGCTTGAGTCCGAAAGAGTGCGCAGAGCTTCATTCGGTGATAGACCACCTGAAGGAACGAGGTGTAACGATGGTGATTATTGAACACAAGCTCAAGGAGCTTTTCAGCCACGTGGAGAGAGTTCTGGTGCTGAATTATGGCATTCTGCTCTGTGAAGGTAAACCGGACGAGGTCGTGAACGACGTGAAGGTTATTGAAGCATATCTCGGTGATGGGTATGCGGTTGCTTGA
- a CDS encoding ABC transporter substrate-binding protein produces MMKKLILVLVLVAALALGCAQEQKPEATPTPTPQATPTPQATATPTPKFEGKTEVVIGVIGPMSLPEGTAEKNAAQLAVDEINAQGGILGLPVRLVVGDTKLNPDAATAEFRRLATQENADMITGGFSSGVMSAMMEVMAETKTIFLSDASSPVHPKMVAENYDKYKYWFRVSQNNGSTFALDLAAMIDYLRSKGVEINKVYIIRDEHVWTDPVVAGLTPLLEERGIEIVGDQKVPRGFTEYEQILLDAQDKGADLIMPILAISGTGDVLAKQWAELQIPAILGGHDLAAIDAQFYEKTGGAANYEIFLVDGGVLITSPPTEMAAKFIENYKKKYGHYPESHQAYGAYDAVYLYKMAVEAAYKAGEKNPFDPDVVVKYLEKYKPGNPAKLTRNIAFYSNHALVWGDEYVRNFIAQWQDGKQYYLYPSTVANGDLKLPPWI; encoded by the coding sequence ATGATGAAAAAACTGATATTAGTTCTGGTGTTGGTGGCAGCATTAGCACTCGGTTGTGCACAGGAGCAGAAGCCAGAAGCGACACCTACACCCACACCCCAGGCTACACCCACTCCACAGGCCACCGCAACCCCGACACCCAAATTTGAAGGGAAAACGGAGGTTGTGATTGGAGTCATAGGTCCCATGTCTCTGCCTGAAGGAACTGCCGAGAAAAATGCAGCCCAGCTCGCAGTTGATGAGATAAACGCACAGGGTGGAATTCTCGGCCTTCCAGTAAGACTTGTCGTGGGAGACACGAAACTCAACCCGGATGCCGCAACTGCCGAATTCAGAAGGCTCGCCACACAGGAAAATGCAGACATGATCACGGGAGGGTTCAGCAGCGGAGTCATGAGCGCAATGATGGAGGTCATGGCTGAAACAAAGACGATATTCCTCTCAGATGCTTCAAGTCCCGTACATCCGAAGATGGTTGCCGAAAACTACGACAAGTACAAGTACTGGTTCAGGGTGAGCCAGAACAACGGTTCAACTTTCGCACTGGATCTTGCAGCAATGATCGACTACCTGAGAAGCAAGGGTGTTGAGATCAACAAGGTGTATATCATAAGAGATGAGCATGTCTGGACCGATCCCGTTGTTGCCGGTCTGACTCCTCTGCTTGAGGAAAGAGGTATAGAAATTGTTGGAGACCAGAAGGTTCCGAGAGGATTTACCGAATATGAGCAGATCCTTCTTGACGCTCAGGACAAGGGTGCAGATTTGATAATGCCGATACTCGCCATTTCCGGTACGGGAGATGTTCTCGCAAAGCAGTGGGCTGAACTGCAAATACCTGCCATTCTCGGCGGGCATGATCTCGCTGCAATAGATGCCCAGTTCTATGAGAAGACCGGTGGGGCTGCCAATTATGAAATATTCCTCGTTGATGGCGGTGTGCTGATAACCTCGCCACCAACCGAAATGGCGGCCAAGTTCATCGAGAATTACAAGAAGAAGTACGGGCACTATCCTGAATCCCATCAGGCGTATGGAGCGTACGACGCAGTGTATCTCTACAAGATGGCGGTAGAAGCTGCATATAAGGCTGGAGAAAAGAATCCGTTTGATCCTGATGTTGTCGTCAAATACCTTGAGAAATACAAGCCCGGAAACCCTGCCAAGCTGACGAGGAACATTGCTTTCTACAGCAATCACGCCCTTGTCTGGGGCGATGAATATGTCAGAAACTTCATAGCCCAGTGGCAGGATGGAAAGCAGTACTATCTGTACCCATCGACCGTTGCGAACGGAGACCTTAAGTTACCACCGTGGATTTGA
- a CDS encoding branched-chain amino acid ABC transporter permease gives MIDILLRILVYGAVVSGIWALVASGFSLIFGVSRILNFAHGTFFVLSAYIGISLYKYGLDPYIASVVSVFLVGMIGVALYSGILARIKEHEVMIIIVTLAFALLVEQILILLFGEHGISYPSLITGVLRIGSVPITYKRILAFFVAIICLILLEVFINKTRTGKKVSASSQNVEGAMLVGINVDRIFMLTMFISAVLAGIGGILYTQVFAATPMVAMKSLIYAFAIVILGGLGSVRGSIVAAFIVGYVITIVITFFGARWSEFVTLLLIIAILIFRPTGLFGVEE, from the coding sequence ATGATAGATATCCTGCTCAGGATTCTTGTCTATGGCGCTGTCGTAAGCGGAATATGGGCGCTCGTTGCTTCAGGTTTCTCACTCATTTTCGGTGTTTCGAGAATCCTGAATTTCGCTCACGGGACGTTTTTTGTTCTGTCGGCATACATTGGCATAAGCCTGTACAAATACGGGCTCGACCCATACATAGCATCGGTCGTGTCTGTATTCCTCGTGGGCATGATAGGGGTTGCGCTGTATTCGGGCATACTTGCCAGAATAAAGGAGCATGAGGTCATGATCATAATCGTAACTCTCGCGTTTGCCCTCCTTGTGGAGCAGATACTCATCCTCCTGTTCGGAGAACACGGTATTTCGTATCCCTCGCTTATCACCGGCGTTCTCAGGATAGGAAGCGTCCCCATCACCTACAAGAGGATTCTCGCGTTCTTCGTCGCAATCATCTGTCTTATCCTGCTCGAGGTGTTCATCAACAAGACAAGGACTGGAAAAAAGGTGTCAGCATCCTCACAGAATGTTGAGGGAGCGATGCTTGTGGGTATCAATGTGGACAGAATTTTCATGCTCACAATGTTCATATCCGCCGTGCTGGCGGGAATTGGTGGCATACTCTACACCCAGGTTTTCGCAGCCACACCAATGGTGGCCATGAAATCCCTGATCTACGCTTTTGCGATAGTCATCCTCGGCGGGCTTGGAAGTGTGAGGGGCAGCATAGTTGCGGCGTTCATTGTCGGTTATGTTATTACAATCGTGATAACCTTCTTCGGGGCAAGGTGGTCTGAGTTTGTGACGCTCCTCCTGATAATTGCCATCCTTATTTTCAGACCTACCGGACTTTTCGGGGTGGAAGAATGA